The following are encoded in a window of Manihot esculenta cultivar AM560-2 chromosome 8, M.esculenta_v8, whole genome shotgun sequence genomic DNA:
- the LOC110621132 gene encoding BTB/POZ domain-containing protein FBL11 isoform X6 codes for MQAISGKFFGDVPYNLLFHCIKHPDLTVYSEMHLADALLVWLTANTERLEPLSKAEDDCTGILNQLRISLLPLWFAAGKRRSCYFTELAEKSMETIFRLLKIPPADSIGIFDDGDLDHLRIRLTEYSKKVNLSGCPQITSVILLLSLLPNSYCVDFMLRKSIRQSLINLERLSANRDQCGSGILHGLPPILSFEGVEEVDISKCPRLHLESTIEIFLKSFPSLRKLRATHLLNFKTTTLHKLMLKCPRISEVDLTIDITPLIPAQVSVISSSPVIVPPLTNKSCFVGNNFLGMASYHSQPSVSNITRLILEGRSDISDLDLQYITGLCVSLKYINLKGCVSVTDTGISNLICRCSKLHSILVCDTSFGINSIQALCSGITSFGPAASDLEKRCSDTLAFKLQTLHIGGCMGVDERSLFDLMSQTQALVSLCLRGTHVVDDALYHFPGSSLEILDISNTMVSGDALAYIVNGNPALKCLNARGCKNLIHQGSNTSGTELSSSYSCRDLYTVLGKKCMLEEIAFGWGFSWLSLLALRPAIMSLRAISVGLGGSLGEDALRLLPTTCPMLESLILCFQVISDAIIINFMRSLRHLQALSLCYCLGDVSTSSFKNSIANLRKLRLERVTPQMTNNDLVVLTQNCASLVEFSLVGCRLLNSDSLRLISQGWPGLISVHLEDCGEVTATGVSYLFNCRALEDILLRHNGPGIPSSFILDAASKMPMLRQLALDLCDACEGDFDIPNDGNRYLLSIVKIARCKFQRSTNIYFQETHRRPVHKDTLVLVWNAQNLNSTVVKERI; via the exons ATGCAAGCAATCTCTGGTAAATTTTTTGGAGATGTTCCTTATAATTTGTTATTTCATTGCATAAAGCATCCTGATTTGACAGTATACAG TGAGATGCATCTTGCTGATGCCCTTTTAGTTTGGCTCACTGCAAATACGGAACGGTTGGAACCTTTGAGCAAAGCTGAAGATGATTGTACTGGCATTTTAAACCAG CTCAGGATTAGTCTTTTGCCCTTGTGGTTTGCTGCAG GGAAAAGAAGGTCATGCTATTTTACAGAACTTGCTGAGAAAAGCATGGAGACAATATTTAGACTGCTGAAAATTCCGCCTGCAGACTCAATTGGCATCTTTGACGATGGTGACTTGGATCATCTAAGGATACGGTTGACAGAATATTCTAAG AAAGTGAACCTTTCAGGTTGTCCACAAATAACATCAGTGATTCTTCTCCTCTCTTTGCTTCCTAATTCTTATTGTGTGGACTTTATGCTGAGGAAAAGCATTAGACAGTCTTTGATCAACCTTGAACGTCTGAGTGCTAACAGAGATCAATGTGGAAGTGGAATTTTGCATGGTTTGCCACCAATTCTCTCTTTTGAAGGAGTTGAGGAGGTGGATATTTCAAAGTGTCCAAGGCTACATCTTGAATCCACCATTGAGATCTTCTTGAAGTCATTTCCTTCTTTAAGAAAATTAAGAGCAACACATCTTTTGAACTTTAAAACAACCACTTTGCACAAATTAATGCTGAAGTGTCCACGCATTAGTGAAGTTGATTTAACCATTGATATTACTCCGTTGATACCAGCACAAGTGTCAGTTATATCTTCTAGTCCTGTTATAGTGCCACCATTAACAAACAAGTCCTGCTTTGTGGGCAATAACTTCTTGGGCATGGCATCTTATCATTCACAACCATCTGTTTCAAATATCACAAGACTCATATTGGAGGGTAGAAGTGATATTTCTG ATTTGGATCTCCAGTATATCACAGGGTTATGTGTTTCTTTAAAGTACATAAATCTTAAAGGTTGTGTTTCGGTAACAGATACTGGCATATCAAATCTCATATGCAGATGTAGTAAACTACACTCAATTTTAGTTTGTGACACGTCTTTTGGGATAAATTCAATTCAAGCTCTCTGCTCTGGTATTACAAGTTTTGGTCCCGCTGCTTCTGACTTGGAAAAGAGATGTTCAGATACATTGGCATTTAAACTTCAAACACTTCATATTGGTGGTTGCATGG GTGTTGATGAAAGATCCCTATTTGACCTTATGTCTCAAACACAAGCTCTGGTTAGCCTTTGCTTGAGGGGAACTCACGTTGTTGATGATGCTCTTTATCATTTCCCAGGCTCTTCATTGGAGATACTTGATATTTCTAATACAATG GTTTCTGGAGATGCTTTAGCTTACATTGTCAATGGAAATCCTGCTTTGAAGTGTTTGAATGCAAGAGGCTGTAAAAATCTGATTCATCAAGGAAGTAATAccagtggaacagaactttcttCCTCATATTCTTGTAGAGATCTCTATACTGTGTTGGGCAAGAAATGCATGCTAGAGGAGATTGCATTTGGTTGGGGATTTTCTTGGTTGTCTTTACTAGCTCTTAGACCTGCAATTATGTCATTAAGGGCAATAAGTGTTGGTTTGGGTGGATCATTGGGTGAAGACGCCCTTAGACTACTTCCTACAACTTGTCCCATGCTGGAGTCATTAATTCTTTGTTTTCAG GTAATCTCTGATGCCATCATCATAAACTTTATGAGATCACTGAGGCACTTGCAGGCATTGTCCCTATGCTACTGTCTTGGTGATGTATCCACATCAAGCTTCAAAAACTCTATCGCAAATCTAAGGAAATTGAGGCTTGAGAGGGTAACTCCTCAGATGACCAACAATGATTTGGTTGTTCTTACTCAGAACTGTGCAAGCTTGGTTGAGTTTTCATTGGTAGGATGCCGGCTTCTCAATTCAG ATTCTCTGCGCCTCATTTCACAGGGATGGCCTGGCTTGATTTCAGTCCATCTTGAG GATTGCGGAGAAGTAACTGCAACTGGAGTTTCTTATTTGTTCAACTGCAGAGCTCTTGAAGATATCTTGTTACGTCATAAT GGCCCGGGGATACCCAGTAGCTTCATTCTTGATGCTGCTTCAAAG ATGCCAATGCTCCGACAACTAGCATTGGATTTATGTGATGCATGTGAAGGTGACTTTGACATTCCAAAT GATGGAAACAGATATTTGTTAAGTATTGTGAAGATAGCGAGATGTAAGTTTCAAAGATCTACAAATATTTACTTCCAGGAGACTCACAGGAGGCCAGTGCACAAGGACACCTTAGTGCTGGTTTGGAACGCTCAAAATCTCAACAGTACAGTGGTCAAGGAAAGAATTTGA
- the LOC110621132 gene encoding BTB/POZ domain-containing protein FBL11 isoform X5: MCELSSKKFLASTKLMKCGLANLQMQAISGKFFGDVPYNLLFHCIKHPDLTVYSEMHLADALLVWLTANTERLEPLSKAEDDCTGILNQLRISLLPLWFAAGKRRSCYFTELAEKSMETIFRLLKIPPADSIGIFDDGDLDHLRIRLTEYSKKVNLSGCPQITSVILLLSLLPNSYCVDFMLRKSIRQSLINLERLSANRDQCGSGILHGLPPILSFEGVEEVDISKCPRLHLESTIEIFLKSFPSLRKLRATHLLNFKTTTLHKLMLKCPRISEVDLTIDITPLIPAQVSVISSSPVIVPPLTNKSCFVGNNFLGMASYHSQPSVSNITRLILEGRSDISDLDLQYITGLCVSLKYINLKGCVSVTDTGISNLICRCSKLHSILVCDTSFGINSIQALCSGITSFGPAASDLEKRCSDTLAFKLQTLHIGGCMGVDERSLFDLMSQTQALVSLCLRGTHVVDDALYHFPGSSLEILDISNTMVSGDALAYIVNGNPALKCLNARGCKNLIHQGSNTSGTELSSSYSCRDLYTVLGKKCMLEEIAFGWGFSWLSLLALRPAIMSLRAISVGLGGSLGEDALRLLPTTCPMLESLILCFQVISDAIIINFMRSLRHLQALSLCYCLGDVSTSSFKNSIANLRKLRLERVTPQMTNNDLVVLTQNCASLVEFSLVGCRLLNSDSLRLISQGWPGLISVHLEDCGEVTATGVSYLFNCRALEDILLRHNGPGIPSSFILDAASKMPMLRQLALDLCDACEGDFDIPNDGNRYLLSIVKIARCKFQRSTNIYFQETHRRPVHKDTLVLVWNAQNLNSTVVKERI; encoded by the exons ATGTGCGAGCTATCTAGCAAGAAATTTC TTGCTTCCACCAAGCTGATGAAATGTGGGTTGGCTAATTTGCAGATGCAAGCAATCTCTGGTAAATTTTTTGGAGATGTTCCTTATAATTTGTTATTTCATTGCATAAAGCATCCTGATTTGACAGTATACAG TGAGATGCATCTTGCTGATGCCCTTTTAGTTTGGCTCACTGCAAATACGGAACGGTTGGAACCTTTGAGCAAAGCTGAAGATGATTGTACTGGCATTTTAAACCAG CTCAGGATTAGTCTTTTGCCCTTGTGGTTTGCTGCAG GGAAAAGAAGGTCATGCTATTTTACAGAACTTGCTGAGAAAAGCATGGAGACAATATTTAGACTGCTGAAAATTCCGCCTGCAGACTCAATTGGCATCTTTGACGATGGTGACTTGGATCATCTAAGGATACGGTTGACAGAATATTCTAAG AAAGTGAACCTTTCAGGTTGTCCACAAATAACATCAGTGATTCTTCTCCTCTCTTTGCTTCCTAATTCTTATTGTGTGGACTTTATGCTGAGGAAAAGCATTAGACAGTCTTTGATCAACCTTGAACGTCTGAGTGCTAACAGAGATCAATGTGGAAGTGGAATTTTGCATGGTTTGCCACCAATTCTCTCTTTTGAAGGAGTTGAGGAGGTGGATATTTCAAAGTGTCCAAGGCTACATCTTGAATCCACCATTGAGATCTTCTTGAAGTCATTTCCTTCTTTAAGAAAATTAAGAGCAACACATCTTTTGAACTTTAAAACAACCACTTTGCACAAATTAATGCTGAAGTGTCCACGCATTAGTGAAGTTGATTTAACCATTGATATTACTCCGTTGATACCAGCACAAGTGTCAGTTATATCTTCTAGTCCTGTTATAGTGCCACCATTAACAAACAAGTCCTGCTTTGTGGGCAATAACTTCTTGGGCATGGCATCTTATCATTCACAACCATCTGTTTCAAATATCACAAGACTCATATTGGAGGGTAGAAGTGATATTTCTG ATTTGGATCTCCAGTATATCACAGGGTTATGTGTTTCTTTAAAGTACATAAATCTTAAAGGTTGTGTTTCGGTAACAGATACTGGCATATCAAATCTCATATGCAGATGTAGTAAACTACACTCAATTTTAGTTTGTGACACGTCTTTTGGGATAAATTCAATTCAAGCTCTCTGCTCTGGTATTACAAGTTTTGGTCCCGCTGCTTCTGACTTGGAAAAGAGATGTTCAGATACATTGGCATTTAAACTTCAAACACTTCATATTGGTGGTTGCATGG GTGTTGATGAAAGATCCCTATTTGACCTTATGTCTCAAACACAAGCTCTGGTTAGCCTTTGCTTGAGGGGAACTCACGTTGTTGATGATGCTCTTTATCATTTCCCAGGCTCTTCATTGGAGATACTTGATATTTCTAATACAATG GTTTCTGGAGATGCTTTAGCTTACATTGTCAATGGAAATCCTGCTTTGAAGTGTTTGAATGCAAGAGGCTGTAAAAATCTGATTCATCAAGGAAGTAATAccagtggaacagaactttcttCCTCATATTCTTGTAGAGATCTCTATACTGTGTTGGGCAAGAAATGCATGCTAGAGGAGATTGCATTTGGTTGGGGATTTTCTTGGTTGTCTTTACTAGCTCTTAGACCTGCAATTATGTCATTAAGGGCAATAAGTGTTGGTTTGGGTGGATCATTGGGTGAAGACGCCCTTAGACTACTTCCTACAACTTGTCCCATGCTGGAGTCATTAATTCTTTGTTTTCAG GTAATCTCTGATGCCATCATCATAAACTTTATGAGATCACTGAGGCACTTGCAGGCATTGTCCCTATGCTACTGTCTTGGTGATGTATCCACATCAAGCTTCAAAAACTCTATCGCAAATCTAAGGAAATTGAGGCTTGAGAGGGTAACTCCTCAGATGACCAACAATGATTTGGTTGTTCTTACTCAGAACTGTGCAAGCTTGGTTGAGTTTTCATTGGTAGGATGCCGGCTTCTCAATTCAG ATTCTCTGCGCCTCATTTCACAGGGATGGCCTGGCTTGATTTCAGTCCATCTTGAG GATTGCGGAGAAGTAACTGCAACTGGAGTTTCTTATTTGTTCAACTGCAGAGCTCTTGAAGATATCTTGTTACGTCATAAT GGCCCGGGGATACCCAGTAGCTTCATTCTTGATGCTGCTTCAAAG ATGCCAATGCTCCGACAACTAGCATTGGATTTATGTGATGCATGTGAAGGTGACTTTGACATTCCAAAT GATGGAAACAGATATTTGTTAAGTATTGTGAAGATAGCGAGATGTAAGTTTCAAAGATCTACAAATATTTACTTCCAGGAGACTCACAGGAGGCCAGTGCACAAGGACACCTTAGTGCTGGTTTGGAACGCTCAAAATCTCAACAGTACAGTGGTCAAGGAAAGAATTTGA
- the LOC110621132 gene encoding BTB/POZ domain-containing protein FBL11 isoform X1, whose product MASESDDEFVTLLCTNPNAAEDTETFISTTDIHNWELSAILRCQTVKIQAHRVRLVEQSSYFHGLLSGSFCESNLSCVSIQWNMEVFINVLKCVYGCKVDITSKTFLSLFEAALYFGVESLLLTCKTWFSEASSTKGPGLLEIQVDDLIHIWNFGLEHANDFIPELCASYLARNFMQAISGKFFGDVPYNLLFHCIKHPDLTVYSEMHLADALLVWLTANTERLEPLSKAEDDCTGILNQLRISLLPLWFAAGKRRSCYFTELAEKSMETIFRLLKIPPADSIGIFDDGDLDHLRIRLTEYSKKVNLSGCPQITSVILLLSLLPNSYCVDFMLRKSIRQSLINLERLSANRDQCGSGILHGLPPILSFEGVEEVDISKCPRLHLESTIEIFLKSFPSLRKLRATHLLNFKTTTLHKLMLKCPRISEVDLTIDITPLIPAQVSVISSSPVIVPPLTNKSCFVGNNFLGMASYHSQPSVSNITRLILEGRSDISDLDLQYITGLCVSLKYINLKGCVSVTDTGISNLICRCSKLHSILVCDTSFGINSIQALCSGITSFGPAASDLEKRCSDTLAFKLQTLHIGGCMGVDERSLFDLMSQTQALVSLCLRGTHVVDDALYHFPGSSLEILDISNTMVSGDALAYIVNGNPALKCLNARGCKNLIHQGSNTSGTELSSSYSCRDLYTVLGKKCMLEEIAFGWGFSWLSLLALRPAIMSLRAISVGLGGSLGEDALRLLPTTCPMLESLILCFQVISDAIIINFMRSLRHLQALSLCYCLGDVSTSSFKNSIANLRKLRLERVTPQMTNNDLVVLTQNCASLVEFSLVGCRLLNSDSLRLISQGWPGLISVHLEDCGEVTATGVSYLFNCRALEDILLRHNGPGIPSSFILDAASKMPMLRQLALDLCDACEGDFDIPNDGNRYLLSIVKIARCKFQRSTNIYFQETHRRPVHKDTLVLVWNAQNLNSTVVKERI is encoded by the exons ATGGCGTCAGAGTCGGATGATGAATTCGTTACTCTCTTATGCACAAACCCCAATGCAGCCGAAGACACAGAAACTTTTATTTCCACAACGGATATCCATAACTGGGAGTTGTCTGCGATCCTCCGCTGCCAAACAGTCAAAATTCAAGCTCATCGCGTCAG GCTTGTTGAGCAGTCTTCTTATTTCCATGGCCTTCTTAGTGGAAGCTTTTG CGAGTCAAACTTGAGTTGTGTTTCAATCCAGTGGAACATGGAAGTatttataaatgttttaaagtgtgtTTATGGCTGCAAAGTGGATATCACATCTAAAACCTTCCTCTCTCTTTTTGAG GCAGCACTTTATTTTGGAGTAGAATCACTTCTATTGACATGTAAAACCTGGTTTTCTGAGGCATCTTCAACCAAGGGGCCTGGGCTGCTTGAAATTCAAGTGGATGATTTAATTCATATTTGGAACTTTGGTTTAGAGCACG CAAATGATTTTATTCCAGAATTATGTGCGAGCTATCTAGCAAGAAATTTC ATGCAAGCAATCTCTGGTAAATTTTTTGGAGATGTTCCTTATAATTTGTTATTTCATTGCATAAAGCATCCTGATTTGACAGTATACAG TGAGATGCATCTTGCTGATGCCCTTTTAGTTTGGCTCACTGCAAATACGGAACGGTTGGAACCTTTGAGCAAAGCTGAAGATGATTGTACTGGCATTTTAAACCAG CTCAGGATTAGTCTTTTGCCCTTGTGGTTTGCTGCAG GGAAAAGAAGGTCATGCTATTTTACAGAACTTGCTGAGAAAAGCATGGAGACAATATTTAGACTGCTGAAAATTCCGCCTGCAGACTCAATTGGCATCTTTGACGATGGTGACTTGGATCATCTAAGGATACGGTTGACAGAATATTCTAAG AAAGTGAACCTTTCAGGTTGTCCACAAATAACATCAGTGATTCTTCTCCTCTCTTTGCTTCCTAATTCTTATTGTGTGGACTTTATGCTGAGGAAAAGCATTAGACAGTCTTTGATCAACCTTGAACGTCTGAGTGCTAACAGAGATCAATGTGGAAGTGGAATTTTGCATGGTTTGCCACCAATTCTCTCTTTTGAAGGAGTTGAGGAGGTGGATATTTCAAAGTGTCCAAGGCTACATCTTGAATCCACCATTGAGATCTTCTTGAAGTCATTTCCTTCTTTAAGAAAATTAAGAGCAACACATCTTTTGAACTTTAAAACAACCACTTTGCACAAATTAATGCTGAAGTGTCCACGCATTAGTGAAGTTGATTTAACCATTGATATTACTCCGTTGATACCAGCACAAGTGTCAGTTATATCTTCTAGTCCTGTTATAGTGCCACCATTAACAAACAAGTCCTGCTTTGTGGGCAATAACTTCTTGGGCATGGCATCTTATCATTCACAACCATCTGTTTCAAATATCACAAGACTCATATTGGAGGGTAGAAGTGATATTTCTG ATTTGGATCTCCAGTATATCACAGGGTTATGTGTTTCTTTAAAGTACATAAATCTTAAAGGTTGTGTTTCGGTAACAGATACTGGCATATCAAATCTCATATGCAGATGTAGTAAACTACACTCAATTTTAGTTTGTGACACGTCTTTTGGGATAAATTCAATTCAAGCTCTCTGCTCTGGTATTACAAGTTTTGGTCCCGCTGCTTCTGACTTGGAAAAGAGATGTTCAGATACATTGGCATTTAAACTTCAAACACTTCATATTGGTGGTTGCATGG GTGTTGATGAAAGATCCCTATTTGACCTTATGTCTCAAACACAAGCTCTGGTTAGCCTTTGCTTGAGGGGAACTCACGTTGTTGATGATGCTCTTTATCATTTCCCAGGCTCTTCATTGGAGATACTTGATATTTCTAATACAATG GTTTCTGGAGATGCTTTAGCTTACATTGTCAATGGAAATCCTGCTTTGAAGTGTTTGAATGCAAGAGGCTGTAAAAATCTGATTCATCAAGGAAGTAATAccagtggaacagaactttcttCCTCATATTCTTGTAGAGATCTCTATACTGTGTTGGGCAAGAAATGCATGCTAGAGGAGATTGCATTTGGTTGGGGATTTTCTTGGTTGTCTTTACTAGCTCTTAGACCTGCAATTATGTCATTAAGGGCAATAAGTGTTGGTTTGGGTGGATCATTGGGTGAAGACGCCCTTAGACTACTTCCTACAACTTGTCCCATGCTGGAGTCATTAATTCTTTGTTTTCAG GTAATCTCTGATGCCATCATCATAAACTTTATGAGATCACTGAGGCACTTGCAGGCATTGTCCCTATGCTACTGTCTTGGTGATGTATCCACATCAAGCTTCAAAAACTCTATCGCAAATCTAAGGAAATTGAGGCTTGAGAGGGTAACTCCTCAGATGACCAACAATGATTTGGTTGTTCTTACTCAGAACTGTGCAAGCTTGGTTGAGTTTTCATTGGTAGGATGCCGGCTTCTCAATTCAG ATTCTCTGCGCCTCATTTCACAGGGATGGCCTGGCTTGATTTCAGTCCATCTTGAG GATTGCGGAGAAGTAACTGCAACTGGAGTTTCTTATTTGTTCAACTGCAGAGCTCTTGAAGATATCTTGTTACGTCATAAT GGCCCGGGGATACCCAGTAGCTTCATTCTTGATGCTGCTTCAAAG ATGCCAATGCTCCGACAACTAGCATTGGATTTATGTGATGCATGTGAAGGTGACTTTGACATTCCAAAT GATGGAAACAGATATTTGTTAAGTATTGTGAAGATAGCGAGATGTAAGTTTCAAAGATCTACAAATATTTACTTCCAGGAGACTCACAGGAGGCCAGTGCACAAGGACACCTTAGTGCTGGTTTGGAACGCTCAAAATCTCAACAGTACAGTGGTCAAGGAAAGAATTTGA